The sequence below is a genomic window from Sorangiineae bacterium MSr12523.
CCACGAGAGGGACGCGAACACAGCAGCCGCGGATGTCGGAAACGGGTTGCGATGAGGAAGCATCCAGGCATGATGCGCGCGGACTGTGGGATGGCATCAGGATCCTGTTCGCGTGAAGGCTGAATCGAAAAACGACTCCCATTCTGCACGAACGCGGACGCTGTTCCATCCGCCCCGCGTGACGCGGCGGCGTCTTCCTTTTTCGGTGGCATGGGTCGCCGGCGAACAAGCACAACTAAGAACGGAAAGGTAATGAATCTTTTCTCCCTTCGAGTCCATCCCGCGGCAGAACTTTTTCCTTTGATGAAAGGCGACGAACTCCGTGAACTCGCGGACGACATCCGCAAAAACGGTCTTCGCGCTCCAATCGTCGTACTCGACAACGCGGGTGAGCGATGGGTGCTCGACGGTCGCAATCGACTGAGGGCCTGTCAGATGGCGGAAGTCGAACCGGAGCACATCGTATGGCAGGGGACCGATCCGGTGGCTTACGTCACGTCGGCCAATCTTCGGCGCCGCCAACTGCGAGACAGCCAACTTGCCATATTGGCCGTTGCAATCGAGAAGCTGTATTCGGACGATGCGGGCAAGCCGGAGAAGGCTGGCAACGGAGCCGACAACGCCGGGAGTACAGGGAAGAAAGAGACTCCTCAGGCCGATCGCGCCGAAGGAATGGAGACGGAAGCCCGTCGACCACGAGCCAAGGCCGCAGCGCAAGTCGGGGTTTCAACGAGTCTGGTCCAGCGCGCGAAAAAAGTCGTCGATCAAGCCGCGCCCGAAGTGACGGCGGCGGTGCAGGCAGGGAAGCTCACCATCACCGATGCCGTGCGCATCGTCGATCGTCCGCAAGAGGAGCAGGCCGAGTTGGTCGCCCGCGTGGAGGCCGGAGAAGCCAAGACGCTCTCCCAGGCCCTCGCAAAGAGTACGCAGCCGGCAGTCGCTTCACCCGATGCCGCGGTGGACTCCGTCTGGAAGCGTGTCATGAAGCTCTCGCGGGGCGAGCTCGCAGAACTGCATCGCAGGCTCGGCGACTTTCTCGAGAACGCGACCGAGAAGTGATTCCGAATCGATATCGACCGAGGTGGTTTGACGTTGCAAACGACCTCGATCGATATCGGATTTCGCTACACCGCGTGCGTCACCCGCACGAGAAGTCGATATAGCTATAGGCGTTGTCGCATCCGCAAAGGCCGCAAGCGCCTCCACATTCCGCGTAGCCGAGAGGGCGACCGCGGTCGGCGCAATATTGCCGTGCGCCAGCGCGAAGGCTATCGCAACAGACGCAGGAATTGGGCGCTGCGAGCGTTCCGCTTACACCGTCGCCAGGCTTGAGCGTGACCTCGACGTCTTTGCTGCTCAATGTTTTGCCCTGCATGGCCGCGCAGCTGATTCCTTCTTGCGCGCTCTCGACGCTTTGCTCCGCGCGATTTTCCGCGGGCGTTTGCTCGTCCGTTCCGCTGCAGCCAGCGATTACACCCGAGAGCAAGAAAGCACAGCACGCGGTCCACAAGCCGATTTTCGTCGTTCGCATAGGCTACCTCCGTATGTTCGATTGAACGAGCAAGCGTGATTTCCGGAGCTCGAGCGCGTCTTTGGGCCGGCGCACCAATGCTCGCCTCCGGGGAAAGGAACTCGCCGTGTCTATTGTTGATACGTAGGTCGAAAGACGAATATTTGATGGCCTAATGGAATTTCCTCATCGCTCGAATCGAACGCAGAATAACGACGATGCTCATCCTCGAATCGAGCGGATTGGCGCAAAATCATCGACGTAGAATGAGAGTTGGATCGGGCACTTACCCGGACTCGATGCGCGATATGGCCCATTCGCGACTTCCGACGACGCTGGTGGCAGAACACCGCCATCGAACGTCCCGCCCCTTCGATGCCATGTGGTCGGTCGGGAGACTGATTCCTTCGTGGAATACGAAATGTGCGTGTTCTGCCCGTAGATGACGTGATGCGCGCCTACCGGAGAATTCGCGCCATCGTGGCGCGAGGGCGTTATGTCGTCACCTGAACCGGCACGAGGCACCACCGCATCGCCGTGGTCCGGTCTCCGATGCGGTGGGCGGCCGATATGACGAAATCGAAGATGCGTGCACGATTCGCTAAAAGGACGATACTTCGATATCGAGCTTTCGGCTAGCGCGCGTCCTTCGATGCCGAGGAATCCAAAAGCAAAGGCCCCATCTGGATGGGGCCGGCGAAAAGTCAATCGTGGGGGAAGGGAAGAATCAGCGAGCGAAGTAGGTCGTCGCGCGCTTCTGGCCCTTGGTCTTGACCTTCCTATTGGCGACGAGCTCCTTGAGGGGACGGGGCAGTTCCTTCGCCTCGAGGCCGAGCTCTTCGCGAATCTGTTCTGCGCGGAGGCCTTCGGCGTGTCCCTTCAGCAACTCGATGATCTTATCGCCGACGGCGCCAATCTCCTCGTCCGAGCGGCGGGGGAGGCGACCGCCGCGGGCGCGCTTCGGCGCGGGCGTGGTGGCCGGCGCACCGCGGCGCGTGCCGCCCTTGGCCGTGGCCGCGGGGCTCGCGCCCTTTTCCAGGATCTCCTCGAGGGAAGCGCTGCGGATGGCCGCGAGGACGCCTTGGGCGAATTCAGCTGCAAGATCTTCAATTTGATTCTTTAGATTGCTCATGACGCGAAACTATCCATATCGATCCGCGCGTCAAGCGAGAAAGTTGCGTGTTTTGCTATCCCCGCGCGCGAGTGTAGGTGACTGTCGAATGCGATCCCCGTTAAGAATTCAACACCGCGGCTCCGCTATTCTTCGCGCCAATAAAAGTTACGGCGGTGCAGCAATCTACGGCGCGAGCGGGCGCGAGCGGACAGCGAACTTTCAATTCCGTCTGTTCGGGGAAGCCGTCCTCCGGAACAGCCGGACGGATTCCTTCGAGCGCCCGAATCTGCTTCGAAGTAGCTTTGCGGCCGCGGCTCTCGACGAGGCTTGGCCGCGTAATCAGTATACGACGCCCACCACGAGATGGCGCCGCCTAGGTCCAACGAGACTTTGATCCACGAGGGCGCTTGAAGACATAAACGTCATTGGCGGGGCCTCAGACATGGCACTATCGTATCGATCGAGTTTGGGTTGCCATCGTGGAACCCGCGTTCGGCAGCGTGCCCGCCCACGGCAACTGGATTCATCTCCGAGGACAGACTCATCCGGGATTCGAATCATGGTCGAGGACGCTTGATACTGATCGTATGGTCAGTATCATGGCGGACATGTTCGTAGCGCCGCCCCTGCCCGAGCTCTTCGCGGCTTTCGAGCGATTCGCCGAGCACGAGTTGCTCGAAGGCCGGCGCAAGAAGCCGTACGCAAGGTGGAAGTTGAACGAGCGCGGGATGCTCGTGTACGCGCTGTTGATTCCGCCGGATTACTCTTGGGAGTGGGGGCGCGGTGACCCTGCGCAAAGACAATACCTGGAGCCGGAGCATTACCCGACGCCCATTCGCGTGATCTCGCAGCAGGTGATTGACCTCATCGAACGGCGCAATCTCGAGGTGGAGGACCTTTCCGCGTTCTCCGTCGAATCGCGCTCGACGTGCCAATGGGTTCTCGAGGTCACCATCGCGCGGCCCAATTCGAGAGGGTTGAAACGCAGGCGAGACTGGTAGGACGACAAACGTCGACGCCAGGCTGGTTGGCATGGGCCGTCACACCGAAGGACGCCACGCCGAACGGCGCAATTGTCGGCTGGTTTTGCTTCGAAAGATGTGACAGATGCAGCGCGGAAATCCCAATAAACGAATAGGAGTTTTCATGCGGCTTTGGCATAGCGGCGTCTGTCCGGCAGTCCTTGTATCTTGTGCGATGGTGGCGTGCACTTCGGAGACGAATGTGCCCAACGCGCCAGCCACGCACCCGAGCGAAGCGGCCCTCATCGGGCTCACCCAGGAGCCAGCGGGCATCGAGTGGTGCGGGAATGGAGTCGACGAGGACGGCGACGGAGTCGATCTTGCGTGCGCGCCGACGCCGGCGATGCCCATCGTTACGAAAATCTTGCCGCTGACCGCGCATCTCCCGAGCACGACGATTGCGTGCGGCGGTGAGGCCGTCGAACGCGGGGAGGGCTCGGGGAGCTATGCGGTGCGGTTTCCACGCGGCGTCGTGGCCGACGTTCACCTCGTGAACGATACCCACACCGTTCTCGATTGGACCGGGCACTACGGGTTCGGGTATCTCCGCGTCGGGGAGGAAGTCGCGGTCTTGGACCAACCGGGGCATTCTCTTTCCATCAGAGACCATAGCAGGGTGGAACATTTGTACGGCAGCCTATGGGTCGAGTATTCCGAGCCTCCTTACGAGCCCTCGCCGAGCGATGCGATGACGCTCGAAGGCAGCGCCAAGGTGTACGACCGGACTTACGACGTGCGGATGACCGTCACACCACGCGATGGCACGTATTGCACCGGGAGTAATATCGTGCACTCCGTTCGTGCCGCCGCGGCCCTCGAATACGGGCACCTCACCACGGAAATGGATATCGAGCTCTTCGCGCCGGGTACGACCGAGAGCCACGGACGCTTCCACTTCGGCATCGAGAACTGTGACCCTCAAACCCCGAACCACAATCCGAGCTACGTGGATTGGGATCATTCCTCGGAGCATCCGGAGGGCCGACTTGCACTCATCGGCGATGAGCTGGCGCCGAACGGCAAGGCGCACCTTTTCCTGAACGGCACGCCTGGACACCTCACGGGGTATGCACAAAACCTAGGCGGCGAATTCAACCTCAACACGACCTTGGACGTTCGCGTCGTTTCGGCACGCTGAGGTATTCATCTGCCGTCACGGTGTGTCGTCGAGGCCGGACGCGTGGCCGGCGTCGTGCAATCTCCGGTACTTCGGATGGCTCGCATTGTTTCCGAAGTAGGAAAGTGCTGCGCGGTCCATACCCGACCACGTTTGCGGTGCGGATAGGCCGTGGAGCTTCTCGTAGATGCCGTAGAGCTCCGTGAGCCCGATCAAGGGAGCGTCGCTGCCACCGTGGATGGTGCTCAGGAACGTCAGAAGGTCCCATTCGCTGCTTTCCTCGGCCGCGGGGCAATGTTCTGCAACCCATGTCACGGGCTCTCGGGCATCGAGTACGAACGGCGGATGATGAACCACGCCATCATCCGTCAGTACTTCCTTGTAATAGGCGAACACGGGATCGTTGCGCAGGCGTCGATTGAACGTCCGTTGTGCAATGAAGTGCGCCCAGCCCTCGATTTCGGCAGTCCAGAAGCGGTGGCGCGATTGCAAGCAGTGCAGATGATTGGCCGCCTCCACGAAGTCGCACTTGCATGACGCAGGCGCCGACGCTGACGGGGGATAGTCGCCACCGCCGTAGAATGCCCAATCGAGGCGATGAATCTGAAGCTGATGACCTAGCTCGTGCGCGATCACGAATTTCAAGGTGGTCATATCGTGATGGTCCGCGGCTTGGCTCAATCCGAAGTACGCCGTGGACCCGCCACACGCTTCGTCCCAATTGTACCAAACGACACCCGTGTTGGGATCCTTGTAGTAGGGACAGCCGCTGTTGGCATAAATCGGATACGTGTCATTCGCTTTGTGGCCGCTGTCGGCGGTGGCGAGCATCTGACCCGCCACGGAGGCCACGCGCGTCGCGGGCGATTCGGGCCCCGCGGGGATGTTCACGCGGACATACCCGGGAGCGCTATTCGGTACGGTAAATGGCGTCGAAATCGAATCGTTGCTCTCGCACCAGTTTTTCGGTGGATTGGCGATTCGGGTGGGCGTGCATGGGACGCCCGGTACCGGTTCGAAGACCTTGAGGATGTCGTACGTCGCCGTGCCCGACGCGAGCTTGGTCGCAACGGTGAAGGAATAGCTCCCCGGGGCCAGTCGAATCGCCGGGCTGCAGCCGTCGGCATCGAGCGCGCCCGACCAGACCTTGCCGGCGGCGCCCGACACCGTCGCCGAGGCAAATCGCGCGGGATGCGGATCGCGAACCCAATGTTCGAGGGGCTTCGCGTCGGCCTGCAGACGTTCGAGGTGTCCCTCGTCGACGAAGTCTTCGCCCAGGTGCGTGTCGGAAAACGAGCCACTCCACTTCGTGCACAGGACCACCGAGGTGCGCGCTCGGGATGCGTCCGTTTCGAGCGTCGGCGAGGGTGGAAGATCGGCTTGCAACAGCATGGGTTCGCCCACCTCGATGCCATCGCGCGCTTCCGCTCCGACGAGGGACATTTCCGACCCACCGCGACGTGCGGCGGCGAACGGGCCCGAGGAATCGAGCGCCGACACGAACGATGTGGTGCGGTCCCGCGAGAGTGCGACTTGCAGGCTCGGAGAGTAGACCGCTTTCTGGCGCCCCTCTTCGCTCACGAGCGCCACGAGCTGCACATCGAACGGGACTCCCTGGCTCGGTATGGGCAGCGCACTCGGTTCGATGTCGAGCGTCTCCGCGTTTCCGGCATCGACGACGGCATGACGGAGATAGCGCTCCACCGTGCGGCCATGAACTTTCGCAGTGACCACGACGTCGACGTCGGCGCGGTGAGCCCGCATGTTCCGGATGCGCGCGTGGAGCGCGCCGTGGTGCTCGACGACGGGGGCGGCGAGATCCTCGCTCCACGTCAGGGCGAGGGGACCTGGACTCGATGCTTCATGCCACAGCGGCGCCTGGCTGCGCGTTTCCAATGGCGCGCGCGCCGAGCCGTCGTCATTGGGCATTTCGGTGGAGCATCCGCCCGTCACACCGACGGCCGCCAACACGAGAGAATACCGCGCCCACGTTCGAGTGTGATCTTGATTCATGGTTTCGGCGCAGCATCATGCCACCGATCGGGACTTGCGTCTGGGACGGAGTTGATGATGTCGCGACTACACCGTTCGTCATTGGGATGAGATGCCTCCCGTGTCGCAGGGATACTTCGATGTGAAGTTCCTAATGTGGAATCGCGGCCCGCGACGCCTGAACGAGAGTTCGCTTGCAAAAGCGGTCGGAATGCGATGCCTGATCGCACCGATCGGGGCTCCGTGATCGCCGAGATCATCTGGCCCTCGTTCGTATGCGGCTCGGATGGCAATCGCGCGCATGACACCGGAAGCAAAACCGCGGCACATAAGCTGCACGGAGCGCAGCGCGACGTTCACGCTCGCAACCTGGAGGCAACATGCGCCGATCGAAGGCATCCCAAAAAGCATTCTCCTTTGCCGTGCTCACCGCCATGGCCTGTTTGCCCATCGCGGTCGTCGGTCGCGCAGCACCGGCCGCCCCGGCGGCAATTGGCAACAATTGGTACGCGGCGGCGCCCTACCTCATGCCCCAGAGCAACAGCCCGCCCGATCCCGTCGCCGTCATGTCGGCGACCGGCCTGAAGGCATTCCAACTCGCCTTCATCCTGGCGCCCAACGGGGGCGGCTGCTCGCCCACGTGGGACGGTACATCGGCCGTTTCCTCGGACACGGTGGTGGCGGGCGTGGTCTCGAAAATCCGCGCAGCGGGCGGCGATGTTTCGGTCTCCGTGGGCGGCTACGGAGGCACCAAGCTCGGTCAGACGTGCGGTGACGCCGCGTCGACCGCGGCCGCGTACCAACAAGTGATTACCAAATACCAGCTCAAGGCCATCGACTTCGACCTCGAGGAGCCCGAATACGAAAACGAAGCGGCCATCGCCAACGAGCTCGGTGCCGCCAAGATCCTCCAGGCCAACAACCCTGGTCTCTTCATCTCCGTGACCATGCCCGGGACGGCCGCCGGCACGGGATGGTTTGGCACCTTGCTTCTCGACAAGGCCAAATCGATCGGGTTCACGCCGAACAATTTCTCCATCATGCCCTTCGACGGTGGCTTCAATGGCGCCTCGAGCCAGGTCTCGGCCCTCGAAAATTTCCACGGCTTGCTCATGAGCCACATGGGGTGGGACAGCGCCACGGCGTACGCGCACGAGGGCTTTTCGGGCATGAATGGCAAGTCCGACATATCGGAATATTTCTACCAATCCGATTTCGAGACCGTGCTCAATTATGCGACCGGCCATGGATTGGGACGGTTTACGTTTTGGTCCGTCAACCGCGATCGCCCTTGCGGCTCCTCGACGGACAATGGCATTTGCAGCAACGTGACCCAGAATGCCTGGGACTTTACCAAGTACAGTGTGCGCTTCGCCGGGGCGACCCCGCCCGTCGATGCCGGGCCTCCGCCTCCCACGGATGCCGGCGGTGGAGGCACCTGCACCGCGCCCGCGTGGGTATCCTCCACCGCGTACAATGGTGGCGCCGTCGTCTCGTACAATGGTCACAAGTGGACCGCGAAATGGTGGACGCAGAACGACGTCCCCGGCGGCCCCGCTGGCGTTTGGA
It includes:
- a CDS encoding ParB/Srx family N-terminal domain-containing protein produces the protein MKGDELRELADDIRKNGLRAPIVVLDNAGERWVLDGRNRLRACQMAEVEPEHIVWQGTDPVAYVTSANLRRRQLRDSQLAILAVAIEKLYSDDAGKPEKAGNGADNAGSTGKKETPQADRAEGMETEARRPRAKAAAQVGVSTSLVQRAKKVVDQAAPEVTAAVQAGKLTITDAVRIVDRPQEEQAELVARVEAGEAKTLSQALAKSTQPAVASPDAAVDSVWKRVMKLSRGELAELHRRLGDFLENATEK
- a CDS encoding chitinase; the protein is MRRSKASQKAFSFAVLTAMACLPIAVVGRAAPAAPAAIGNNWYAAAPYLMPQSNSPPDPVAVMSATGLKAFQLAFILAPNGGGCSPTWDGTSAVSSDTVVAGVVSKIRAAGGDVSVSVGGYGGTKLGQTCGDAASTAAAYQQVITKYQLKAIDFDLEEPEYENEAAIANELGAAKILQANNPGLFISVTMPGTAAGTGWFGTLLLDKAKSIGFTPNNFSIMPFDGGFNGASSQVSALENFHGLLMSHMGWDSATAYAHEGFSGMNGKSDISEYFYQSDFETVLNYATGHGLGRFTFWSVNRDRPCGSSTDNGICSNVTQNAWDFTKYSVRFAGATPPVDAGPPPPTDAGGGGTCTAPAWVSSTAYNGGAVVSYNGHKWTAKWWTQNDVPGGPAGVWTDNGPCTS